The genomic interval GCAGATCTCGAGGTTGAGGTCGCCGCAGAGCCGTGCCACCTCGCGCGGGCTGGCGCCGAACGACAACAGGTCGTTCTCAAAAATCTCGACGGCCTCGAAGCCGGCCGTGGCAATGGCGCGGAGCTTTTCGTCGAGCGCGCCGGAGAGAGAAACGGTTGCGATCGAGCGCTTGTTCATGCCGCACTCTCCTCCATGGCGCCGCCGAGGAAGAGCTGGCCGATGCGCGGATCGTTCAAAATGCGCTCGGCCTTGTCGACCATGCGGGTCTGGCCGAGCTCGAGCACGATGCCGAAATCGGAGATCTCCAGCGCCGAGCGCGCGTTTTGCTCGATCATCAGGATGGTGACGCCGCGGTCGCGCAGGTCCTTCAGGATGTTGAAAGTCTGCTGCACCATAAGGGGCGACAGGCCGATCGAGGGCTCGTCGATCAGCACGAGTTGCGGATCGAGCAGCAGCGAGCGCGCGATCTCGAGCTGTTTTTGCTCGCCGCCAGACAAAGTCGATGCCTGCTGCGTCGATTTGCGCCGCAGCGCCGGAAACAGATCCAGCGCCGCCTCGATGCGTGCCGGCAGGTCGATGCCGCGCTCGGCCGCGACGCCGCCGAGCTCGATATTGTGCCGTACCGACAGCTCGGCAAAGATATTGCGGCCCTGCGGCACGTAGCAGATGCCGGCATTGAGCAGCGCGCGCTGGCTCAGATTGGTGACGTCGCGGTCAGCGAAGGTGATCTTGCCGTCGCGCAGCTTCAGCAGGCCAAAAATCGCCTTGAACACGGTGGATTTGCCGGCGCCGTTGGGGCCGATGATGGTCGTGATGGTGGCTTTCGGCACGGAGAAGGTCGTGCCGTTCAGGATCGTCATCTTGCCGTAGCCACCGACCAGATTGCTAACCGAGAGGATCGCATCGCTCATGGCTGCCTCCACAGCATGATCCGGAAAAGTGCGCAGCGGTTTTCCGAAAAGATCATGCTCAAAATTAATGTCCGAGATAGGCTTCGATCACGGCGGGGTTCTTGCGCACCTCGTCCGGCCGTCCCATGGCCAGCACTTTGCCCTCCGCCATCACCATGACGCGCGAGCACAGCGACATCACGAACTCCATGTTGTGTTCGATGACGACGAAGG from Bradyrhizobium arachidis carries:
- a CDS encoding ABC transporter ATP-binding protein, whose protein sequence is MSDAILSVSNLVGGYGKMTILNGTTFSVPKATITTIIGPNGAGKSTVFKAIFGLLKLRDGKITFADRDVTNLSQRALLNAGICYVPQGRNIFAELSVRHNIELGGVAAERGIDLPARIEAALDLFPALRRKSTQQASTLSGGEQKQLEIARSLLLDPQLVLIDEPSIGLSPLMVQQTFNILKDLRDRGVTILMIEQNARSALEISDFGIVLELGQTRMVDKAERILNDPRIGQLFLGGAMEESAA